The Negativicutes bacterium genomic interval CATTATTAGCGCCATAAGTTATTGTCCCAAATAATTTAGCGCCACTGCGTTGTTGTGCTAACACTAGCTTAGCCTCATCATTTGATAAATTTGCCATTGCAATAGATAGCGCTAAACCATTATCCAACTTTTCTTCGATCTGTTGTAATGATGACAGCTTAACAGTCGCGACCGGTGCTGCGGTCGCAACTGTCATAACCAAATTACCAGACATTGCAAACACTACTGCTACTACGGTACTTATTACTTTATGCCATTTGACCACTACAATAACCCCCTTATTCTTATTTACATACTCAAGCCTTCTTCTAACAATGGTTTTAAAAATTTGCCAGTATAAGAAGCTTCAACTGTGGTAATTTCCTCCGGGGTACCTTTAGCGACAATAGTGCCACCACCTTTACCGCCCTCTGGTCCTAAATCAACAACATAGTCCGCAGTCTTAATAACATCAAGATTATGCTCAATAACAATCACACTATCGCCACCTTCAACTAACTTTTGTAAAACTTCCAATAGTTTATGAATGTCCGCAGTATGTAAGCCCGTCGTTGGCTCATCTAAAATATATAATGTTTTTCCGGTACTGCGTTTTGCTAGCTCTGTTGCTAGTTTCACGCGTTGTGCTTCTCCGCCGGATAAGGTCGTCGCCGGTTGCCCTAGTTTTATATAACCCAACCCAACCTCTTTCAACACTTCCAGTTTTCGATGAATTTTCGGGATATTTTTGAAAAATTCCACCCCTTCATCTACTACCATATCCAAAACTTGCGCAATGCTTTTCCCTTTGTATTTAACCTCTAAGGTCTCTCTATTATAACGTGCGCCCTTGCAGACCTCACATGGTACATAAACATCTGGTAAAAAATGCATTTCTATCTTGATTATACCATCTCCACGACAGGCTTCACAACGCCCACCTTTAACATTAAAGCTAAATCGCCCCGGCTTATAGCCTCTAATTTTTGCTTCATTAGTCTGACTATATAATTCTCTAATATTATCAAATAACCCGGTATAAGTTGCCGGATTAGAACGTGGTGTCCGCCCAATGGGGGACTGATCGACATCAATAATTTTATCAATATGCTCAAAGCCTTTTATCGCTTTATGAGCACCGGCCCGCTGATGATTGCGATAAATTATTTTCGCCAAACCTTTATATAATATTTCATTAACCAAGGTACTTTTTCCCGAGCCCGAGACGCCGGTTACAGCCGTAAATAAACCAATCGGAAATTTTACACTGATATTTTTTAAATTGTTTTCTTTGGCCCCAATAATCTCTAGCCATTTTCCTTGAGCTTTTCTGCGTTTACTTGGTACCGGAATATATTTTTTGCGACTTAAATATTGTCCAGTTAGCGAATTGTTATTGTCTTTTATTTCTTCAACCGTTCCTTGCGCCACAATATGACCGCCACCAGCTCCTGCCGTCGGACCAATATCAATAATGTAATCGGCTGCATACATCGTATCTTCATCATGTTCCACGACAATTAAAGTATTACCTAAATCTCTTAAATGTGCCAGCGTTGCCAACAGCTTGTTATTATCGCGTTGGTGCAACCCAATGCTAGGCTCATCCAAAATATATAACACGCCAACCAATCCCGAACCAATTTGCGTAGCCAATCTAATGCGCTGCGCCTCTCCACCTGACAATGTACCGGCAGCTCGATCTAGCGTTAGATATTCTAACCCGACATCCAATAAAAAGCCTAGTCTAGCATTAATCTCTTTTAAAATCTGTGTGGCAATAATTTTTTCACGTTCCGTAAAAGAAATACTATTTAAAAAATCACGGCATTCCGCAATGGTAAAACAGGTTACTTCGTAAATATTTTTCCCTGCTATTTTAACCGCCAATGTTTCAGGTTTTAATCTTGCGCCATTACACGCCTTGCAAACTTTTTGCTTCATATATACTTCATACGCTTCTTTGGCTTCCATGGAATCAGTCTCAACATAACGGCGCTCTAAGATATTCATAACCCCCTCAAAGGGCGAATTATACTCTTTAGTCTCACCATACATATTTTCATAAGAATAACTAAAACTTTCCTCACTGCTGCCGTATAATAAAATGTTTTGAACAGCTTGAGAAAGCTCAGACCATTTATTGTTTATTGAATAACCATACTTCTCAACAACTGCATTAATTTGGCACATCGCATAAGAATTAATATTTTTTGATAACGGTAAAAATAACCCTTCACCAATAGTTTTATCAAGGTCAGGCATTACCAGTTCAAGATCAAATTCATTATCCATTCCTAAGCCACTACAAACCGGACAAGCACCATAGGGGCTATTAAAGGAAAACATTCTAGGGGCTATTTCCGGCAAAGACAAGCCACAGTCAATACAAGCAAAGTTTTGACTAAACATTAATTCTAATCCATCCAAAACTTGAATTAAGACCATGCCCTGACTTAAAGCTAAGGCTGTTTCTAATGAATCAGCTAACCGTCCTTCTATTTTGTCTCTAATAACTAATCTATCAACAACAACCTCAATAGTATGTTTTTTGTTTTTATCCAAGGTTATCTCATCATTAACATCATGCAAAGTACCATCAATTCTCACTCTGACATAACCATCTTTTTTTATCTCATCCAGTAACTTTTTATGTTCACCTTTTTTCCCTCTGATAATCGGCGATAATACCAAAACTTTACTTTGGTCTGGTATTAACATAATTTGATCCACCATTTGCTGAACTGTTTGCTTAGCAATTTCTTTACCACAATTTGGACAATGCGGTCTACCAGCTCTAGCAAATAATAATCGCAAATAATCATAAATTTCAGTTACTGTGCCAACCGTCGAACGCGGATTTTTATTAGTGGTTTTTTGATCTATTGATATTGCCGGCGATAATCCTTCAATATAATCAACATCAGGTTTATCCATTTGTCCCAAAAATTGACGAGCATAAGCCGATAATGATTCAACATAGCGCCGTTGACCTTCAGCATAAATTGTATCGAAGGCTAAGGATGACTTCCCGGAGCCACTTAACCCCGTTATAACGACTAATTTATCACGCGGTATTTCTACATTTATATTTTTTAAATTATGTTCTCTAGCACCTTTAACAATTAATTTGTCTTTCATAATTTCACCTACTTATTTTTGGCTTTTTTAGCGGGCAATTCGCCTTTTAATTCAATGATCATATCCCGTAAATTAGCAGCTAATTCAAATTGTAAATTTTTTGCGGCAGCTTGCATCTCTTGTTGCAACTTATCAATTAAATCCAGCTTATCTTTGGGACTTAATTTTCGTCCTTGTTTATTAGTATATTTAGCCGCTGTTTCAGCAACCTTAGTAGTTTCTATCATATTTTTAATGGTTTTTTGAATGGTCTGCGGAGTAATATTATGTTCAACATTATATTTTTGTTGAATCTCCCGCCGTCTTTTGGTTTCTTCAATTGCTCTTTTCATTGAGTCAGTAATATTATCAGCATACATAATAACTTTACCATTAGCATTGCGGGCGGCTCTCCCAATCGTTTGAATTAACGAAGTATCTGAACGCAAAAATCCTTCTTTGTCCGCATCTAAAATTGCCACCAAGGAAACCTCCGGCAAATCCAGTCCTTCTCGCAATAAGTTAATTCCAATTAAAACATCAAAAACACCCATTCTTAAATCTCTAATAATTTCAGCTCGTTCTAACGTTACAATATCAGAGTGTAAATAGCGTACTTTAATGCCCATTTCTTTTAGATAGTCAGTCAGATTTTCTGCCATTTTTTTCGTTAAAGTTGTTACTAATACACGTTCTTTTAACGGCAGTCTTAACTTAATTTCTCCTAATAAATCATCCATTTGTCCTTGTAATGGCTTAACCACTATGGCAGGATCAATCAGGCCGGTCGGTCTGATAATCTGCTGCACAACCTGACTGGCTTGCTCCAATTCATATTTAGCCGGCGTAGCAGAAACATAGATAATCTGATTAATTCTCTCATTAAATTCTTCAAAACGTAACGGTCTATTATCAAACGCAGAAGGCAATCTAAAGCCGTTATTAACTAATGCTTCTTTGCGCGCTCTATCACCGGCATACATTGCTCTAATTTGTGGCAATGTTACATGTGATTCATCAATAACAATTAAAAAGTCATCCGGAAAATAGTCAATCAGAGTAAAGGGTGATTCACCCGGTGCTCGTTTTGTTAAATGTCGCGAGTAATTTTCAACCCCTGAGCAATAACCCATTTCTAGCATCATTTCCAAATCATAACGAGTTCGTTGTTCTAATCTTTGCGCTTCTAATAATTTTCCTTCAGCTTTAAATTTTGCTAAACACTGTTCCAGTTCAGCCTCAATATCACCGGCTGCACGCAACATATTTTCTTTAGAGGTAACATAATGCGAAGCCGGATAAATGGAAATATGTTTACGCTCTGCCAATATTTCTCCGGTTAGTGCATCAGTCTCTAAAATCCTTTCAATCTCATCACCAAATAATTCTATTCTCAAGGCTTTTTCATTATACCCTGCCGGAAAAATTTCAATAACATCACCACGAACTCTAAACTTGCCTCTGACAAAATTAATATCATTACGCTCGTATTGAATGCTCACCAATTTGCGTAAAATAGCATCACGCTCATAAAACTGACCTTGTCTTAACGATAAGACCAACCCCTGATACTCATCCGGTGAACCTAAGCCATAGATGCAAGAAACACTGGCAACAATAATAACATCACGCCGTTCAAATAAAGAACACGTAGCAGAGTGACGTAATTTATCAATTTCATCATTAATCGAAGCATCTTTTTCAATATAAGTATCAGTATGTGCGATATAGGCTTCCGGCTGATAATAATCATAATAACTTACAAAATATTCTACGGCATTATCCGGGAAAAACTCTTTAAACTCACTGGCTAATTGTGCTGCCAATGTTTTATTATGAGCAATTACCAACGTTGGTTTTTGCACTCTTTCAATCGTCTTAGCAATCGTAAAAGTCTTACCGGTACCGGTCGCCCCCAATAAAACCTGACTAATCTGTCCATGGTCAAGCCCTTGCACCAAGCTTTCAATCGCCTTCGGCTGATCGCCCGTTGCAACAAACGGAGCTTTAACTTTAAATAAATTTTCGCCGTCCTGATAATTTGTCTGTAATTGAGGAACTTTCACCATAACGACCTCCAAAAACTGTAAATTAGCTATTCTTATTTTTCACCACTGCCAAAGCTTTAGCCAGTTGTACATCCGTTTTAGCATCTTTCGGTAACTCTACAATAATATTCGGCTCTATGCCAACTCCATCAATTGAGACATTGCTAGGAGTATAATATTTAGCAATAGTTAATTTAATAGCTTCAGCATTACCGATAGGAATAACCCCTTGCACCGACCCTTTACCATAAGATTTTGTTCCGACCAAAGTTCCGGCATTAGTATCTTTAATAGCTCCGGCCAAAATTTCGGCGGCACTGGCGCTCCCCCCATTTATCAATACTGCTAACGGGTAATTGATACTAGCTAAATTAGAGGAATAAACTTCCTTACTACCATCTTTATGCACTACCGATACTACCGGTCCTTGTGGCACAAATAAATTTGCCGCTGCTACGCTAGCCTGCAATAATCCCCCGGGATTACTGCGTAAATCCAAAACAAAGGCAGTCGCCCCTTTATTAATAAGTTCTTGATAAACCTTATTAAGCTCAGTAGCCGTTTTCTCACTAAACATCGCAATTCTGATATAACCAACATTATTATCAAGAATTTCTCCTTTTACGGTTTTAATTTCAATATTAGATCTAATTAAAATATAATCTTTTATTTCTTCCGCACGTTTGATTGAAAGCACTACCGTACTTCCTTGCGCTCCGCGAATTTTATTCACCGCTTCTTCCAATGAAAGCTCTTTAACATTAATCTGATCAATTGCTACAATAATATCGCCGGGCTTTATCCCTGCCAAAAATCCCGGAGTATCTTCAATTGGTGCTACTACCGTTAAATCTTTATCCTTAACCCCTAAGACTATCCCCACACCACCAAAATAGCCTTCCGTTTTCATTAACATTTCCTGATACATTTTCTTATCAAGATAAATCGAGTGTTCATCCCCTAGCGACTCCACCATTCCTTTAATCATACCAGCCACTAATTTATCACTTACAACATCATTAACATAACTTTTATTAATTAAGCTGTAAATACCCAATATTTTAATAGTATTTACCACACCAACTTTATTAAAACCCAACCCAAAATATAAGCCATTTAATACCACGAATACCGTCACCGCAATAATAACTATTATTTTAAAAATGTTCTTTTTAAAACTCACCACTACACCTCTTTTGGTTTTAAAAAAGCGCATTAAGAACATGCAAATGCAACGTTTCTAATGCGCTCATTAATTTAATTAATATTTTCTATAAATATCCACTCGGATCAACCGGTTCACCATTTTGTCTAACTTCAAAATGACAATGTGGTCCGGTAGAATACCCGGTAGAACCGGCTAAAGCAATTACTTGACCTTGACGAACTTGTTGTCCTTCGCTAACTGTCAGCTCTGAATTATGACCATATAAACTGGAAATTCCACCACCATGATCAATAATAACAGCGTAGCCATAGCCACCCATCCAGCCTGCAAAAATAACGGTTCCACTATCGGCAGCACTAATATTTTCACCATAATCAGCGCCAATATCAATCCCGCTATGATATCTGGCTGTTCCAAAAATCGGATGAGTTCGCCAACCATATGGTGATGTTATCGGTCCATTCAATGGCCAAATCATCCGGCCGGTCGACTGTACTGCACCACTGGTATGGCCTTGACTGGCTCTGATCATCTGCTCGATTTGTCGCGAAGTTTGCAATAGTTCTTGATAAGCTTGTTCAGCACTATCACGCTCACTAACCGCATTATCCAATAATTCTTTACGTTCTTGTTTTCTCAATTCAACTACCGCTTTTTTCTCTTCAGCTGCTTGCTCTAATACTTGGATAGCTTGTTTGTCATTTTCCAGCTCAGCTTTTTTATTTAAAATCAATTCACGCTCAGCTTTGATTTCACTAAATAAATTAACATCATGCTTCATAATCATCGTTAATAAGTCCATGCGACTGATTAAATCATTAAAATCATTAGCACCTAATAAAACATCAACATAACTAAGCTGCCCATTTTCATAAACATCACACAACCGTTTATTTAACACAACTTTACGCTTATCAAATGATTTCTGTGCTTTTGCCAAAATAATTTCATTTTCTTCAATTTTTTGCTCAGTCTCACCCAATTTCACCTTAATAGCTTTATATTCATTAGTCGCTGCATCCAGCTCCATTTGAATATTCCGCAATTGTTCTGAAATAGAGTCAACTTCTTGTTGCGCTTTGGCTATTTTACTTTTTTGGCTTTGCGCTTGATCTTGAACAGTGCTAAGTCTGCTCTCTAAAGAGTTCGCTAAGACCGTAAGATTAGTAACAACCGTAAAGCCTAACGATAACGCTAATGCCCAAACTTTTTTGTTTTTTATCATTATCTGACACCTACTAAACTTTCATGAATTTTTTAAGAGAAATAGCACTACCTAATGCTCCTATTATCATTCCTAAAACAATCAGCAATATCGTTAAATTAGTTAAAAATGGATATTGCGGTATCAATGGTAAAAACATAAATGATTGATATATTTGATTCGTAATGGCACTATAGCTAGTACGTAATACTAAGGTTGCTATTAACGCGCCCCCAAAGCCTAACGCCATTCCTTCCATAATAAAAGGCCAACGAATAAACCAATCAGTAGCTCCAACATACTTCATAATACCAATTTCTTTGCGTCTAGCAAACACCGTCAATCTAATGGTATTGGAAATTATAAATAATGTCGCAAATACTAAAAAGAGAATTAATACTACTCCAAATACCCTGATCATATGAGTAAGCTTAAATAATTGTTCAATTGCCTCTTGACCAAATTTAGCAGTTTTTACTCCCGGATATTCAGCAATCTCAGCTGCTGCACTTTTAACTTGTTCCGGCAGAGTCAACTTTACTTCGTAAGAGTATGGCAACGGATTAGCATCATCTAACGCATCCAGTAAATATTTTTGTTCACCTAATCGTTCTCTAAATCTTTCAATTGCTTCATCTTTAGTAACAAAGGTAATTTCTTCAACACCTTTGATTTTTTTTATGTTATTACCAATTTCATACCGTTCTGCTTCGGATAAATTATCTTCCAAATAAACATTTATTTGTACTTGTGATTCTAAATGAGCTGCCATATTATTTAAGTTCATAACCATTATTAAAAACAGCCCCAAAATCACCAAGGAAATAGCCACCGTCGTAATTGATGCAAAACTCATTAAGTTGTTTCTTTTCAGCGAAATAGCCGCTTCTTTTACAAAATATTCTAAGGTTCTAATCTTCATAACCGTATACCCCTCTCGCTTCGTCACGAATTATACGGCCATTTTCAATCGCAATAACCCTTTTTTTCATAGTGTCAACAATACTTTTATCATGCGTAGCCATAACAATAGTCGTACCATCTTTGTTAATCCGATCAAAGATTTTCATAATATCCCAAGAGGTCTCTGGATCAAGATTGCCCGTCGGTTCATCCGCAATAACCACCATCGGGTTATTAACAATCGCCCTAGCGATAGCAACACGTTGTTGCTCACCACCGGATAATTGAGTTGGAAAACTTTTAACCTTATCTTTTAGCCCCACCAAATCCAGCACAGTATTAACGCGCTTTTGCATTTCGCGTCGTGGCGCTTCTACGACTTGCATCGCAAAAGCTACATTTTCATACACTGTTTTATCTTGCAGCAACCGATAATCTTGAAAGATTATTCCTAGACCACGTCTTAAGTACGGCACATCTTTTAAGGTCATTTCCGTAACATTGCGTCCATTAACCACTAAGCTACCTTCTGATGGTAATTCCTCACGAAAAATCATCTTAATAAAAGTTGATTTCCCCGCTCCGCTTGGCCCTACCACGAACACAAATTCGCCTTTTTTTATTTCAATGTTAACATTTTCTAAGGCATTAGAGCCATTAGGATAACATTTTGAAACATTTCTCATACTAATCAAAACTAACTGTACCTCCTATTATCACTGCTAAATTTATTTATTTTGACATACTATGCTAAAATACCTTTTTATTTTCCAAAATAAAATCGCTTAATAATGATTATATCATATTAAGCGATTTTTATTGATATTATTTTTTAATAATTGTTTTTATCTATTTTTTCTTAGCCATAACTTCTTTAACTTTTAAGACAATGTCATTGCTAGTAAGTTTGTACTTTTTCAACAAATCGTTCGGCTTACCAGATTCACCAAAAGTATCATTCACCCCTAACCGTAACATCGGTACAGGATTATTTTCCACTAATACTTCAGCCACAGCACTACCTAATCCGCCAATAATGCTATGCTCTTCGCAAGTTACAATACACCCTGTTTCTTGTGCCGCTTTAACAATAGCATTAACATCAATCGGTTTAATAGTATGAATATTTAAAACTCTAGCTGAAATCCCCTCTTGAGCCAAAGTTTCTGCCGCTACTTTCGCTTCCGCCACCATAATGCCCGTAGCGATAATAGTAACATCAGTTCCTTCTTGCACCGTTACAGCTTTGCCTAATTCAAATTTATAATCAGCACTAAATAAATCCGGTACACTAGAGCGGCCTAATCTAATATAACATGGTCCTTTATACTCAGCAGCAAATTCAATAACTTTCTCAGTTTCAATCCCATCCGCCGGTACAATTACCGTCATATTCGGCAATGTCCGCATTAACGAAATATCTTCTATCGATTGATGGCTAGCACCATCTTCACCAACTGTTAACCCAGCATGAGTTGCCGCAATTTTAACATTCAATTTAGGATAACAAATCGAATTACGAATTTGCTCAAAAGCACGACCAGTAGCAAATACTGCAAAAGTCGACACAAACGGAATTTTACCGGCAGCGGCTAGACCAGCTGCTGTTCCCATCATATTTTGTTCAGCAATCCCGACATTAAAAAATCTTTCCGGATAAGCCTTACCAAAAACCTCTGTTTTAGTTGATTTTGATAAATCCGCATCTAAAACAATGACCTTATTATTTTTTCCGCCAACGGCAGCTAACGCTTTACCATAAGCCTCACGTGTTGCTATTCCCATCTTCTTTAACACCTCATCTTATTTATCTAAATCATCTAAGAACATTGCACATTCTTCAGCACTTGGCGCTTTGCCATGCCATCCGGCAACATTTTCCATTTTGCCAACACCTTTACCTTTTACCGTATTAGCAACAATCATCGTCGGTTTGCCTTTGCAAGCTTTCGCTGCCGCTACCGCTTCAGCAATTTGTGTAAAATCATGCCCATCAATCACAAGAACATTCCACCCAAATGCAGCCCATTTTTCCGGAATTGGTAATGGTGACATAACATCAGAAATTGCTCCATCAATTTGTAAACCATTAAAATCAACAAACGCTGTCACATTATCTAATTTATAATGACTGGCAAACATTGCCGCTTCCCATACCATTCCTTCTTCCAATTCACCATCACCTAGTACCGCAAAAATTCTGTTGTCGGTACCATCGATTTTACTAGCAAGCGCCATCCCATTAGCTGCACTTAAGCCTTGTCCTAGTGAACCCGTAGACATATCAATCCCCGGTAAATCTTTCATGCTAGGATGACCTTGTACTCTACTATTAATTTGTCTTAACGTCATTAGCTCTTCCTTGGGGAAAAAGCCTTTTTCCGCTAAGGTCGCATACAGTACCGGTGCGGCATGACCTTTACATAAGACAAAACGATCACGATCAGCTTTTTGCGGATTGCTAGAATCAACATTCATCTCATTAAAATATAAATACACTAAAATATCAGTAGCTGATAACGATCCGCCGGGATGTCCCGAATTCGCCTCTGTTATCATTTTGACAATATTTTTGCGGATTGTCTTTGCAACGCCTTGCAATTGACAGATTTTTTCTGTTGTTATTTTTTCACTCATCTGGTTTTAGCCTCTCCTTCTATTCTTTCATCAGTCTAGGACGTGGCTTACTGCTGAAACCTTCTCCCAATACTTCTTGAGCATCCGTTACAATAATAAACGCTTGTGGATCATGCTGA includes:
- the uvrA gene encoding excinuclease ABC subunit UvrA, whose translation is MKDKLIVKGAREHNLKNINVEIPRDKLVVITGLSGSGKSSLAFDTIYAEGQRRYVESLSAYARQFLGQMDKPDVDYIEGLSPAISIDQKTTNKNPRSTVGTVTEIYDYLRLLFARAGRPHCPNCGKEIAKQTVQQMVDQIMLIPDQSKVLVLSPIIRGKKGEHKKLLDEIKKDGYVRVRIDGTLHDVNDEITLDKNKKHTIEVVVDRLVIRDKIEGRLADSLETALALSQGMVLIQVLDGLELMFSQNFACIDCGLSLPEIAPRMFSFNSPYGACPVCSGLGMDNEFDLELVMPDLDKTIGEGLFLPLSKNINSYAMCQINAVVEKYGYSINNKWSELSQAVQNILLYGSSEESFSYSYENMYGETKEYNSPFEGVMNILERRYVETDSMEAKEAYEVYMKQKVCKACNGARLKPETLAVKIAGKNIYEVTCFTIAECRDFLNSISFTEREKIIATQILKEINARLGFLLDVGLEYLTLDRAAGTLSGGEAQRIRLATQIGSGLVGVLYILDEPSIGLHQRDNNKLLATLAHLRDLGNTLIVVEHDEDTMYAADYIIDIGPTAGAGGGHIVAQGTVEEIKDNNNSLTGQYLSRKKYIPVPSKRRKAQGKWLEIIGAKENNLKNISVKFPIGLFTAVTGVSGSGKSTLVNEILYKGLAKIIYRNHQRAGAHKAIKGFEHIDKIIDVDQSPIGRTPRSNPATYTGLFDNIRELYSQTNEAKIRGYKPGRFSFNVKGGRCEACRGDGIIKIEMHFLPDVYVPCEVCKGARYNRETLEVKYKGKSIAQVLDMVVDEGVEFFKNIPKIHRKLEVLKEVGLGYIKLGQPATTLSGGEAQRVKLATELAKRSTGKTLYILDEPTTGLHTADIHKLLEVLQKLVEGGDSVIVIEHNLDVIKTADYVVDLGPEGGKGGGTIVAKGTPEEITTVEASYTGKFLKPLLEEGLSM
- the uvrB gene encoding excinuclease ABC subunit UvrB; translated protein: MVKVPQLQTNYQDGENLFKVKAPFVATGDQPKAIESLVQGLDHGQISQVLLGATGTGKTFTIAKTIERVQKPTLVIAHNKTLAAQLASEFKEFFPDNAVEYFVSYYDYYQPEAYIAHTDTYIEKDASINDEIDKLRHSATCSLFERRDVIIVASVSCIYGLGSPDEYQGLVLSLRQGQFYERDAILRKLVSIQYERNDINFVRGKFRVRGDVIEIFPAGYNEKALRIELFGDEIERILETDALTGEILAERKHISIYPASHYVTSKENMLRAAGDIEAELEQCLAKFKAEGKLLEAQRLEQRTRYDLEMMLEMGYCSGVENYSRHLTKRAPGESPFTLIDYFPDDFLIVIDESHVTLPQIRAMYAGDRARKEALVNNGFRLPSAFDNRPLRFEEFNERINQIIYVSATPAKYELEQASQVVQQIIRPTGLIDPAIVVKPLQGQMDDLLGEIKLRLPLKERVLVTTLTKKMAENLTDYLKEMGIKVRYLHSDIVTLERAEIIRDLRMGVFDVLIGINLLREGLDLPEVSLVAILDADKEGFLRSDTSLIQTIGRAARNANGKVIMYADNITDSMKRAIEETKRRREIQQKYNVEHNITPQTIQKTIKNMIETTKVAETAAKYTNKQGRKLSPKDKLDLIDKLQQEMQAAAKNLQFELAANLRDMIIELKGELPAKKAKNK
- a CDS encoding S41 family peptidase, giving the protein MSFKKNIFKIIVIIAVTVFVVLNGLYFGLGFNKVGVVNTIKILGIYSLINKSYVNDVVSDKLVAGMIKGMVESLGDEHSIYLDKKMYQEMLMKTEGYFGGVGIVLGVKDKDLTVVAPIEDTPGFLAGIKPGDIIVAIDQINVKELSLEEAVNKIRGAQGSTVVLSIKRAEEIKDYILIRSNIEIKTVKGEILDNNVGYIRIAMFSEKTATELNKVYQELINKGATAFVLDLRSNPGGLLQASVAAANLFVPQGPVVSVVHKDGSKEVYSSNLASINYPLAVLINGGSASAAEILAGAIKDTNAGTLVGTKSYGKGSVQGVIPIGNAEAIKLTIAKYYTPSNVSIDGVGIEPNIIVELPKDAKTDVQLAKALAVVKNKNS
- a CDS encoding peptidoglycan DD-metalloendopeptidase family protein, which gives rise to MIKNKKVWALALSLGFTVVTNLTVLANSLESRLSTVQDQAQSQKSKIAKAQQEVDSISEQLRNIQMELDAATNEYKAIKVKLGETEQKIEENEIILAKAQKSFDKRKVVLNKRLCDVYENGQLSYVDVLLGANDFNDLISRMDLLTMIMKHDVNLFSEIKAERELILNKKAELENDKQAIQVLEQAAEEKKAVVELRKQERKELLDNAVSERDSAEQAYQELLQTSRQIEQMIRASQGHTSGAVQSTGRMIWPLNGPITSPYGWRTHPIFGTARYHSGIDIGADYGENISAADSGTVIFAGWMGGYGYAVIIDHGGGISSLYGHNSELTVSEGQQVRQGQVIALAGSTGYSTGPHCHFEVRQNGEPVDPSGYL
- the ftsX gene encoding permease-like cell division protein FtsX; its protein translation is MKIRTLEYFVKEAAISLKRNNLMSFASITTVAISLVILGLFLIMVMNLNNMAAHLESQVQINVYLEDNLSEAERYEIGNNIKKIKGVEEITFVTKDEAIERFRERLGEQKYLLDALDDANPLPYSYEVKLTLPEQVKSAAAEIAEYPGVKTAKFGQEAIEQLFKLTHMIRVFGVVLILFLVFATLFIISNTIRLTVFARRKEIGIMKYVGATDWFIRWPFIMEGMALGFGGALIATLVLRTSYSAITNQIYQSFMFLPLIPQYPFLTNLTILLIVLGMIIGALGSAISLKKFMKV
- the ftsE gene encoding cell division ATP-binding protein FtsE, which codes for MISMRNVSKCYPNGSNALENVNIEIKKGEFVFVVGPSGAGKSTFIKMIFREELPSEGSLVVNGRNVTEMTLKDVPYLRRGLGIIFQDYRLLQDKTVYENVAFAMQVVEAPRREMQKRVNTVLDLVGLKDKVKSFPTQLSGGEQQRVAIARAIVNNPMVVIADEPTGNLDPETSWDIMKIFDRINKDGTTIVMATHDKSIVDTMKKRVIAIENGRIIRDEARGVYGYED
- a CDS encoding transketolase family protein; the encoded protein is MGIATREAYGKALAAVGGKNNKVIVLDADLSKSTKTEVFGKAYPERFFNVGIAEQNMMGTAAGLAAAGKIPFVSTFAVFATGRAFEQIRNSICYPKLNVKIAATHAGLTVGEDGASHQSIEDISLMRTLPNMTVIVPADGIETEKVIEFAAEYKGPCYIRLGRSSVPDLFSADYKFELGKAVTVQEGTDVTIIATGIMVAEAKVAAETLAQEGISARVLNIHTIKPIDVNAIVKAAQETGCIVTCEEHSIIGGLGSAVAEVLVENNPVPMLRLGVNDTFGESGKPNDLLKKYKLTSNDIVLKVKEVMAKKK
- a CDS encoding transketolase, whose product is MSEKITTEKICQLQGVAKTIRKNIVKMITEANSGHPGGSLSATDILVYLYFNEMNVDSSNPQKADRDRFVLCKGHAAPVLYATLAEKGFFPKEELMTLRQINSRVQGHPSMKDLPGIDMSTGSLGQGLSAANGMALASKIDGTDNRIFAVLGDGELEEGMVWEAAMFASHYKLDNVTAFVDFNGLQIDGAISDVMSPLPIPEKWAAFGWNVLVIDGHDFTQIAEAVAAAKACKGKPTMIVANTVKGKGVGKMENVAGWHGKAPSAEECAMFLDDLDK